From a region of the Aeoliella mucimassa genome:
- a CDS encoding HDOD domain-containing protein: MTATVATSKDELGEGTLELHNEALETLFQRLSELSSLPSIALRIIEAAVDEGTDAEDLRQLIEKDPALSARIIRIVNSSFYGVRQEVADLRSAIALLGTKQIRNVAITVFVSRQFNAASSKDTLDRNRLWNHSMAVGAIARLLAKSTHKADSEEAYLAGLLHDMGLLIIDQHLARHVPRIRSTMEEGSTLHEAVHRILTFDPSQLGAYVAWRSKFPSRLISAIEFHQKPDDFKGDERELTDLVAVADYVATRNGVGVMLEAEPLMPPATVFERLGLSEEILDQMLPQIEETLSATKAMAAA, from the coding sequence GTGACAGCAACCGTTGCAACATCGAAGGACGAATTGGGCGAAGGCACGCTCGAACTGCACAACGAGGCACTTGAAACATTGTTTCAACGCCTTAGTGAGTTATCGTCGCTGCCATCGATTGCCCTCCGTATTATTGAAGCAGCGGTTGACGAAGGAACCGATGCCGAAGACCTGCGACAATTGATCGAGAAAGACCCTGCCCTTTCGGCACGGATCATTCGCATCGTCAATTCGTCGTTCTACGGCGTGCGTCAAGAAGTTGCCGATCTGCGTAGCGCTATCGCACTGCTTGGTACCAAACAAATCCGCAACGTTGCGATCACCGTGTTCGTTTCTCGGCAGTTCAACGCTGCGAGCAGCAAAGACACCTTGGATCGCAATCGGTTGTGGAACCACTCGATGGCGGTTGGAGCAATCGCTCGTCTGCTCGCAAAATCGACCCACAAAGCCGACTCGGAAGAAGCCTATCTGGCTGGATTGCTACACGACATGGGCCTGTTGATCATCGATCAGCACCTGGCTCGTCACGTGCCCCGCATTCGGTCGACTATGGAAGAAGGATCGACCTTGCACGAAGCCGTGCATCGCATCCTTACGTTCGATCCTTCGCAACTGGGTGCCTACGTCGCTTGGCGTTCGAAGTTCCCCTCGCGTTTGATCTCGGCGATTGAGTTTCACCAGAAGCCTGATGACTTCAAAGGCGACGAACGAGAACTCACCGATCTGGTAGCCGTGGCCGATTACGTCGCCACCCGCAACGGTGTCGGCGTGATGCTCGAAGCCGAACCGCTAATGCCACCAGCGACCGTGTTTGAACGTTTGGGCTTGAGCGAAGAAATTCTCGACCAAATGCTGCCGCAGATCGAAGAAACGCTGTCGGCCACCAAGGCGATGGCTGCTGCCTAA
- a CDS encoding HEAT repeat domain-containing protein translates to MRILLLLLLVVSPAALADIVELKSGGQIEGKVEQLEDGSYRVTTESGTVITLDRAQVMKVDSPSAEQQSYASRAFAAPDTVEAQLALARWCRESQLNTEAARHAERVVELDPTNAEARQLLNFRNVDGKWMTREQLMAERGMVWHDGRYRTRQEIAVLEQEEQLKQLNVYWRSELRKWRRWLDDRNADNVQQAVANFSNLSDPMAGPHLVDLLSDERDPKVRRLLAKTAGQIDHQATVNALVQLSLNDPDEEIRLQSLDALIRSGRPGLTEAYVKALRSNENAVVNRAGVALASLDDKSAIGPLIDALVTKHKKVVGNASGGDTYSVSPSTGGFSFGGSGPKEVSGLLRNPDVLSALVKLSNEHFGYDQSTWKKWHATQARMVQVDLRRDR, encoded by the coding sequence ATGCGTATTTTACTGTTGCTACTACTGGTCGTCTCTCCAGCCGCCCTGGCCGACATCGTGGAACTGAAGTCGGGTGGGCAGATTGAAGGCAAAGTAGAGCAGCTGGAGGATGGTTCGTATCGCGTGACCACCGAGTCGGGCACGGTCATTACGCTCGATCGGGCGCAAGTGATGAAGGTCGACTCACCCTCGGCCGAGCAGCAATCGTACGCCTCGCGGGCGTTTGCCGCCCCCGATACGGTCGAAGCCCAGCTGGCGCTCGCCCGTTGGTGCCGCGAGTCGCAACTCAATACCGAAGCCGCTCGGCATGCAGAACGCGTGGTGGAGCTTGATCCCACCAATGCCGAAGCTCGACAGTTGCTGAACTTTCGCAATGTCGATGGCAAGTGGATGACCCGCGAGCAACTGATGGCCGAACGCGGCATGGTATGGCACGACGGTCGCTATCGCACTCGGCAGGAGATAGCGGTGCTGGAGCAAGAAGAACAACTCAAGCAGCTCAACGTCTACTGGCGGTCGGAGCTTCGCAAATGGCGACGCTGGTTGGACGATCGCAACGCCGATAACGTGCAGCAAGCGGTAGCCAACTTTAGCAACCTGAGCGATCCGATGGCAGGGCCTCATCTCGTCGATTTGCTCTCCGATGAACGGGACCCTAAGGTTCGTCGCTTGCTGGCGAAGACCGCCGGACAGATCGATCATCAAGCAACGGTAAACGCCTTAGTTCAACTGTCGCTCAACGATCCCGACGAAGAGATTCGCTTGCAGAGTCTCGACGCGCTGATTCGTTCGGGCCGTCCGGGGTTAACCGAAGCGTACGTCAAGGCACTACGGAGCAATGAGAACGCAGTAGTCAATCGTGCTGGAGTCGCTTTGGCGAGCCTGGACGATAAGTCGGCGATTGGTCCCTTGATCGATGCTTTGGTGACCAAGCACAAGAAAGTGGTTGGCAATGCCAGCGGAGGCGATACCTATTCGGTGAGTCCCTCAACCGGGGGCTTCTCGTTCGGCGGCAGTGGCCCCAAAGAAGTCTCTGGACTGCTAAGAAATCCGGATGTTCTCTCGGCACTCGTGAAGTTGTCGAACGAGCACTTTGGTTACGATCAATCGACCTGGAAAAAATGGCACGCTACGCAGGCACGCATGGTGCAGGTCGATTTGCGTCGCGATCGCTAA
- a CDS encoding MogA/MoaB family molybdenum cofactor biosynthesis protein, producing MSLKQHHSDAARPVAVAVLTVSDTRTAESDHGGALVIELLNEAGHGVVDREIAPDEPMLIAELVARWVENPDVQAVLLTGGTGIAPRDLTYETITTMLTKQLPGYGELFRMLSYQEIGPAAMLSRAVGGVCGDTVVLTMPGSTAAVRLAMEKLILPELGHLVNEATKY from the coding sequence ATGTCGCTAAAACAACACCACTCTGACGCCGCCCGACCGGTCGCCGTGGCGGTGCTTACGGTGAGCGACACGCGCACCGCTGAGTCCGACCATGGCGGCGCTCTAGTGATTGAGTTGTTGAACGAAGCGGGCCACGGGGTAGTGGATCGCGAAATCGCCCCCGACGAGCCGATGCTCATCGCCGAACTTGTCGCTCGCTGGGTCGAGAATCCCGACGTGCAGGCAGTGCTCCTCACCGGCGGCACCGGCATTGCTCCTCGCGACCTGACCTATGAAACCATCACCACGATGCTCACCAAGCAGCTCCCAGGCTACGGCGAGCTATTCCGCATGCTTAGCTACCAGGAGATCGGCCCCGCGGCCATGCTCAGCCGAGCGGTGGGGGGCGTGTGCGGCGATACGGTCGTGCTGACGATGCCTGGCTCGACGGCTGCAGTTCGACTGGCCATGGAGAAGCTCATCCTGCCCGAACTTGGCCATCTGGTAAACGAAGCGACGAAGTACTAG
- a CDS encoding c-type cytochrome: MFPYYPVNGFGPVMQGMVIGGLGIFHVFVAQFAIGGGMLLCYFQWRANNRDDELARRFVDGYFRWLVLVSFVTGAVTGVAMWFTTIQISPRTIGMMIDEFHWLWATEWTFFCLEVASGYIFYRYAPRLDGTTRLRLLILYAIAAWMSLFWINGILSWQLTPSGWLDNGSVWAGFFNATFWPSLVYRTLAAMAIAGLVAALVVNLAKAFTLEERRTLIRRVFWFLAPMALMPLIGGWFMLALPEDSRQWIMGGSIAMTLFFSLGAGASLLIGGYGLAMLVKSNLTINGATASLLCALAFAATAGGEFVREGVRKPYTVRHTLYSNSITEDEVAYFRRVGCTTNDPYPLVDADSYPTEQLQLGAHVFRMQCGICHTMDGANGLVHLAGTWSVDQQRLNIAKLQHTKAFMPPFAGTPEELEALVQLIRWQHDARPTEWSETTDASVLESIAQHLEEAGTRSMVARPQ; this comes from the coding sequence GTGTTTCCCTATTATCCGGTCAACGGTTTTGGGCCCGTCATGCAGGGCATGGTGATCGGTGGCCTCGGTATATTTCATGTGTTTGTCGCCCAGTTTGCCATCGGCGGCGGCATGCTACTCTGCTACTTCCAGTGGCGGGCCAATAACCGTGACGACGAACTCGCTCGCCGATTTGTCGACGGATACTTTCGCTGGCTGGTACTCGTGAGCTTCGTCACCGGAGCAGTGACCGGCGTGGCCATGTGGTTTACCACCATTCAGATCAGTCCTCGCACGATCGGGATGATGATCGATGAATTTCACTGGCTGTGGGCTACCGAGTGGACATTCTTCTGCCTTGAAGTCGCCAGCGGCTACATTTTCTATCGCTACGCCCCGCGGCTCGACGGAACCACTCGCTTGCGGTTACTGATTCTCTACGCGATTGCTGCATGGATGAGTTTGTTCTGGATTAATGGGATTCTGTCCTGGCAACTGACTCCGAGTGGATGGCTCGATAACGGTAGCGTGTGGGCCGGCTTCTTCAACGCTACGTTCTGGCCGTCGCTTGTCTATCGTACCTTGGCTGCGATGGCCATTGCGGGACTCGTCGCCGCGCTGGTGGTGAATCTGGCCAAGGCCTTCACTCTCGAAGAGCGTCGCACGTTGATTCGCCGGGTATTTTGGTTTCTCGCTCCTATGGCACTCATGCCTTTGATCGGTGGCTGGTTCATGCTGGCGCTGCCCGAGGATAGCCGGCAGTGGATCATGGGTGGCAGCATAGCCATGACCCTGTTCTTTTCGCTCGGGGCAGGGGCCTCGCTGCTGATCGGCGGGTATGGACTCGCGATGCTGGTGAAGTCGAATCTCACCATCAACGGGGCGACCGCGTCGCTACTGTGTGCTCTGGCGTTTGCCGCGACTGCCGGCGGCGAGTTTGTTCGCGAAGGTGTTCGTAAGCCCTACACAGTAAGGCACACCTTGTATTCCAACAGCATTACCGAAGACGAAGTGGCCTACTTCCGTCGCGTAGGGTGTACCACCAACGATCCCTATCCCTTGGTCGATGCCGACAGCTATCCCACCGAGCAGCTGCAGCTTGGAGCACACGTGTTTCGTATGCAGTGCGGCATCTGTCACACGATGGATGGAGCAAATGGATTGGTGCACTTGGCTGGTACGTGGAGCGTCGATCAACAGCGGCTGAATATCGCCAAACTGCAGCATACGAAGGCGTTTATGCCACCATTCGCGGGCACGCCGGAGGAGCTTGAAGCCTTGGTGCAGCTTATTCGCTGGCAACACGATGCCCGACCGACCGAGTGGTCCGAGACCACCGACGCCTCGGTGCTGGAGAGTATCGCCCAGCACTTGGAAGAAGCCGGCACTCGTTCCATGGTTGCCCGCCCTCAGTGA